In Leptospira ellinghausenii, the following proteins share a genomic window:
- a CDS encoding cation:proton antiporter domain-containing protein produces MKTRSSVFYGFTLLLFGSLGYYLLQAGSVLETAKNLTVTASEHLDTENFFNRFHHPLALLFIQIIVVCGSARFVGYLFTRKLKQPSVMGEIVAGILLGPSLLGYYFPETMGFLFPPASLPTLGTLSQIGLVLFMFIIGMELDLSVLKNKAHSAIIISHASIIFPFFLGMILAYYFYTDYAPRNVGFLSFSLFMGIAMSITAFPVLARILQERNLTRTPLGAMVLTCAAADDITAWILLAIIVTISKAGNLNTALFTIGLSFAYILTMIYLVAPFLKRLGSIYISRENLTRTAVALILMILFLSSLTTEVIGIHALFGAFLAGVIMPAEGNLKKLIAEKIEDIAVILFLPIFFVITGLRTEVTLLNGSHLWLVFGLVLLVAVVGKFLGSAFAARVAGSNWEDSLSIGALMNTRGLMELVVLNIGYDLGILSPEIFAVFVMMALVTTLSTGPLLDGIQKFFTKNVNTSYPEKPSDSKLRVLVAFAQEKMGKSLVRFAFSLSGNQKKNLELIALHISPNDSLSNEEIRKYRDASFEAIRQTGSSLGIQVQTEYRITDNVTYEIVNFAKIKHSDILLIGAAKPLFSRSYTGGKIKGILNYCPATVGVLIDNGLETLERVAILYKGDKDPILGFAQKLTSLKGMKSNKIKVENLIQPETDLNPYPIAINQITGYSLILIDLNVWEELGFEKMDLLPTSFLLVRFLTA; encoded by the coding sequence ATGAAAACTCGTTCTTCTGTTTTTTACGGTTTCACTTTACTTCTGTTCGGATCCTTAGGATATTATTTACTCCAAGCTGGGAGTGTTTTAGAAACCGCAAAAAATCTTACTGTCACTGCGAGTGAACATTTAGACACAGAAAATTTCTTCAATCGTTTCCACCATCCTTTAGCCTTACTCTTCATTCAAATCATCGTGGTTTGTGGAAGTGCTCGTTTTGTTGGTTACTTATTCACGAGGAAACTAAAACAACCATCTGTCATGGGTGAAATCGTAGCTGGGATTTTACTCGGCCCATCCCTACTTGGTTATTATTTCCCTGAAACGATGGGATTTTTATTCCCACCAGCAAGTCTACCAACACTCGGTACCTTAAGCCAAATTGGCCTCGTTTTGTTTATGTTCATCATCGGAATGGAACTAGACCTTTCTGTTCTTAAAAACAAAGCCCACTCAGCGATTATCATCAGCCATGCGAGTATCATTTTTCCCTTCTTTTTAGGGATGATCTTAGCTTATTATTTTTATACTGATTATGCACCCAGAAACGTAGGATTTTTATCCTTTTCACTCTTTATGGGAATTGCAATGAGTATCACTGCTTTCCCTGTTCTTGCACGAATCTTACAAGAACGAAACCTCACACGCACACCACTCGGTGCCATGGTGCTAACTTGTGCGGCGGCTGATGATATCACTGCTTGGATTTTACTTGCGATCATTGTGACAATCTCCAAAGCAGGAAACTTAAACACTGCCTTATTTACGATTGGATTGTCTTTTGCTTATATCTTAACTATGATTTATTTAGTGGCACCATTTCTCAAACGATTGGGCTCCATTTATATTTCACGCGAAAACCTAACAAGAACAGCTGTTGCTCTCATTTTGATGATTTTATTTTTATCCTCACTAACAACAGAAGTGATTGGGATCCATGCTCTTTTTGGAGCCTTCCTTGCGGGTGTGATCATGCCTGCGGAAGGGAATTTAAAAAAACTCATCGCTGAAAAAATAGAAGATATCGCCGTTATTTTATTCCTCCCCATTTTCTTCGTGATTACGGGTCTTCGTACAGAAGTCACACTCCTGAATGGATCTCACCTATGGCTTGTGTTTGGACTTGTGTTACTTGTTGCTGTAGTGGGTAAGTTTTTAGGAAGTGCCTTTGCTGCAAGGGTAGCAGGATCAAATTGGGAAGACTCTTTATCCATAGGTGCTCTCATGAACACACGAGGCCTGATGGAACTGGTTGTCCTCAACATTGGTTATGATTTAGGAATCCTCAGCCCTGAAATATTTGCTGTGTTTGTAATGATGGCGTTAGTCACAACTCTTTCGACTGGACCACTGCTGGATGGAATCCAAAAGTTTTTTACAAAGAATGTAAATACATCTTATCCAGAGAAACCATCAGATAGTAAACTCAGAGTCCTTGTTGCTTTTGCCCAAGAAAAAATGGGAAAAAGTTTAGTTAGGTTTGCTTTTTCCCTTTCGGGAAACCAAAAGAAAAATTTGGAACTCATCGCATTGCACATTTCACCTAACGACTCCCTTTCGAATGAAGAAATTAGAAAGTATAGAGATGCCAGTTTTGAAGCGATTCGCCAAACAGGTTCTAGTTTAGGCATCCAAGTCCAAACCGAATATCGAATCACAGATAATGTCACATATGAAATCGTTAACTTTGCCAAAATCAAACACTCGGACATCCTCCTTATCGGAGCGGCAAAACCATTGTTCTCGCGCAGTTATACGGGTGGAAAAATCAAAGGCATTCTGAACTACTGCCCTGCAACCGTTGGGGTTCTCATCGACAATGGCCTTGAAACCCTTGAACGAGTGGCCATCCTTTACAAAGGGGACAAAGACCCCATCTTAGGTTTTGCTCAAAAACTCACTTCCTTAAAAGGGATGAAATCAAACAAAATCAAAGTGGAAAACCTGATCCAACCAGAAACGGATTTGAACCCATATCCAATTGCGATCAACCAAATCACAGGGTATTCACTGATCCTCATCGATTTGAATGTTTGGGAAGAGTTAGGTTTTGAAAAAATGGACCTTCTCCCTACTTCTTTTCTTTTGGTACGGTTTTTGACTGCCTAA
- a CDS encoding response regulator, whose translation MTKKNILIVEDEPFLGLNIKQKIESFGFHVIAVVPSGDEAFQIVSEKVPDLILMDINLEGSLDGIETAESLRDQFSVPVLFLTGFLDETSKHRINQNPSYAYLMKPFSTDQLKEAVTGFMV comes from the coding sequence ATGACGAAAAAGAACATCCTCATCGTCGAGGATGAACCATTCCTCGGACTCAATATCAAACAGAAAATCGAATCGTTTGGTTTTCATGTGATTGCTGTTGTACCTTCTGGGGATGAGGCCTTCCAAATTGTCTCAGAAAAGGTGCCAGACCTAATCCTTATGGATATTAATTTAGAAGGATCACTCGATGGCATCGAAACAGCCGAATCTTTACGTGACCAATTCTCAGTTCCTGTTTTGTTTTTGACCGGATTTTTGGATGAAACTTCAAAACATCGAATCAATCAAAATCCTTCCTACGCCTATCTCATGAAACCTTTTTCAACGGACCAATTAAAAGAAGCCGTTACTGGATTTATGGTTTAG
- a CDS encoding argininosuccinate synthase, which translates to MKEKPAPKKIVLAYSGGLDTSVILAWLKDTYGCEVIAFCADVGQKEELTGLEEKGKNTGASKVYIQDLRLEFARDFIFPAIRGNAIYEMRYLLGTSLARPLIAKAMADVAKKEGADAFSHGATGKGNDQVRFELTFKALSPNLQIIAPWRTWNFGGRADLIEYAKKKGIPVPVTAAKPYSMDRNLMHLSFEGGILEDPFNEPKEDMFILTVSPEKAPDKPTYLELDFENGDCVAIDGKKMNPLEVMETLNELGGKNGVGRVDIVENRLVGIKSRGVYETPGGTILHIAHRDLESITLDRDTQHKKDELSQEFARYIYNGQWYSNQMNALRAYIDYTQKYVNGTVRIKLYKGNCTVVGRKSNKSLYNAGLSTFEKEELYNQYDAEGFINLYGLPMKEWARVNH; encoded by the coding sequence ATGAAAGAGAAACCTGCTCCCAAAAAAATCGTTCTCGCTTACTCAGGTGGACTCGACACCTCTGTCATCCTTGCTTGGTTGAAAGATACCTATGGTTGTGAAGTCATCGCTTTTTGTGCCGATGTTGGCCAAAAGGAAGAGCTGACTGGCCTTGAAGAAAAAGGAAAAAACACCGGAGCATCCAAAGTATACATCCAAGACTTACGATTGGAATTTGCACGTGACTTTATTTTCCCAGCCATTCGTGGGAATGCTATATATGAAATGCGGTACTTACTTGGAACTTCTCTCGCACGACCTCTCATCGCAAAAGCAATGGCAGATGTTGCTAAAAAAGAAGGAGCAGATGCTTTCTCTCATGGTGCAACTGGAAAAGGAAATGACCAAGTACGTTTTGAACTCACTTTCAAAGCTCTTTCGCCTAACTTACAAATCATTGCTCCTTGGAGAACATGGAATTTTGGTGGACGTGCAGATCTTATTGAATATGCAAAGAAAAAAGGAATTCCCGTTCCAGTAACAGCCGCTAAACCATACAGTATGGATAGAAATCTTATGCACCTTTCCTTTGAAGGTGGGATTTTAGAAGATCCATTCAATGAACCAAAAGAAGATATGTTTATCCTAACAGTTTCACCAGAAAAAGCTCCAGACAAACCAACGTATTTGGAATTAGATTTTGAAAATGGTGATTGTGTTGCAATTGATGGAAAAAAAATGAACCCGCTCGAAGTTATGGAAACCTTAAACGAATTAGGTGGAAAAAATGGAGTAGGTCGTGTGGACATCGTAGAAAACAGACTTGTAGGAATCAAATCTCGTGGTGTATATGAAACACCAGGTGGAACCATCCTCCACATTGCTCACCGAGATTTAGAATCCATTACTCTCGATAGAGACACCCAACACAAAAAAGACGAACTCTCACAAGAATTTGCCAGATACATTTACAATGGACAGTGGTATTCCAATCAGATGAATGCACTCCGCGCATATATAGATTATACGCAAAAGTATGTCAATGGAACGGTTCGAATCAAATTGTATAAAGGAAATTGTACGGTTGTCGGAAGAAAGTCCAACAAATCATTGTACAATGCAGGCCTTTCTACATTTGAAAAAGAAGAACTCTACAACCAATATGATGCAGAAGGATTCATCAATTTGTATGGACTACCAATGAAAGAATGGGCAAGGGTGAACCACTAA
- a CDS encoding nucleoside-diphosphate kinase, translating into MERTFIMLKPDAVKNKHIGDILQRIEKEGFKILGMKFLKLSLEDAKQFYAVHAARPFYNDLCTYMASGPIVACALERDNAVAHWREVIGATDPKEAKAGTIRALFAESKEANAVHGSDSVANALQEIAFFFKGYELN; encoded by the coding sequence ATGGAAAGAACTTTTATCATGCTTAAACCCGATGCAGTGAAAAACAAACACATCGGTGACATCCTTCAAAGAATTGAAAAAGAAGGATTTAAAATCCTAGGAATGAAATTCCTAAAACTCAGCCTTGAAGACGCAAAACAATTTTACGCAGTTCATGCAGCTCGTCCTTTTTACAATGACCTTTGCACTTACATGGCATCTGGTCCTATCGTGGCATGTGCTCTTGAACGTGACAACGCTGTTGCTCATTGGAGAGAAGTAATTGGAGCGACTGACCCTAAAGAAGCAAAAGCAGGAACAATCCGCGCACTTTTTGCTGAAAGCAAAGAAGCTAACGCAGTTCATGGTTCTGACTCTGTAGCAAACGCATTACAAGAAATTGCGTTTTTCTTCAAAGGTTACGAACTTAACTAA
- a CDS encoding ATP-binding protein, whose amino-acid sequence MLETKIHKLSELLSHSSIPYLFVDLKSQTVLYCHDQIKNLLGLNVSLPCPMDLIFEDSNKVSSLLKQKSNQKGDHQIQCKKANLETLSVSVQFSSVDSILNGYDEIYILYIQWKQINGTIHPSQNEGFEIPFLITDSFGNVQFANTRFLDFFSITLEQIQKKSISELLSLPEPVKSNLLKTNVKHDIDIYSGLGAKQRFQLQSFVTPNYSNGINNITILLLDLSTLQNAENTIRYGEEKLKTFFATINNGFVIVNQDAIIIEVAPIFKFLLFQLLAFEVGENIFQYFDLSEKNRLIEVLNLSITSQTTQRAEFDYSLLGEDRTFEIKFIPVRKLNPNDKKAMLVFSDITEAKRLDRQLIESMKFASIGEIAAGLAHEINNPLQSALLYLEDLITIDETDPNERKNILQKIEAANLRIRDLVKALLDLGRMESPNRDFVSPYYILVRTSELVEVSCRKKNIQFTRHAGPNLPGIFVRWQEIEQVLINCVVNSINALSEMEIPRENPRIELGIDFLRSQKKDWVVFSVEDNGPGIDDDTLEKVFLPLFTTRRNKQGTGLGLSISKKIIAEHGGEIYIKTKNGVGTKVEIFLPAHADENG is encoded by the coding sequence ATGTTAGAAACAAAAATTCACAAGTTATCGGAGTTACTTTCCCATTCCTCGATTCCCTATCTTTTCGTCGATCTTAAATCCCAAACTGTATTGTATTGTCATGATCAAATTAAAAATCTTTTGGGTTTGAATGTTTCTCTTCCATGCCCAATGGATTTAATCTTCGAAGATTCAAACAAAGTATCCAGTTTACTAAAACAAAAATCGAATCAAAAAGGAGATCACCAAATCCAATGTAAGAAAGCAAATTTAGAAACTTTGTCAGTATCTGTTCAGTTTTCATCGGTTGATTCTATTTTGAATGGTTATGATGAAATCTATATTCTGTACATTCAATGGAAACAAATAAATGGGACTATTCACCCCTCACAAAATGAAGGATTTGAAATTCCATTTCTAATCACTGATTCCTTTGGAAATGTACAATTTGCAAATACACGATTTTTAGATTTTTTTTCCATTACTTTGGAACAGATCCAAAAAAAATCAATCTCCGAACTTCTCTCTTTACCTGAACCCGTTAAATCAAATTTATTAAAAACCAATGTAAAACATGATATCGATATTTATTCAGGACTGGGTGCAAAACAAAGGTTTCAATTACAAAGTTTTGTAACGCCAAATTACTCAAATGGTATCAATAATATTACTATACTTTTATTAGATTTATCTACGTTACAAAATGCAGAAAATACAATCAGGTATGGAGAGGAAAAATTAAAAACCTTTTTTGCAACGATCAATAATGGATTTGTAATTGTTAACCAAGATGCAATTATCATTGAAGTAGCTCCAATTTTTAAGTTTTTATTATTTCAACTATTGGCATTTGAAGTAGGAGAAAATATTTTTCAATATTTTGATTTAAGTGAAAAAAATAGACTGATTGAAGTTTTAAATTTATCGATAACTTCACAAACCACTCAAAGAGCCGAATTTGATTATTCGTTATTAGGTGAGGATAGAACGTTCGAAATAAAGTTTATTCCTGTCAGAAAATTGAATCCTAATGATAAAAAGGCAATGTTAGTATTTTCTGATATCACTGAGGCAAAACGATTAGATAGACAATTAATTGAATCAATGAAATTTGCAAGTATAGGTGAGATAGCCGCGGGACTTGCACATGAAATTAATAATCCTCTCCAAAGTGCATTACTCTACCTAGAAGATTTAATTACAATCGATGAAACGGATCCAAATGAAAGAAAAAATATCCTTCAGAAAATTGAAGCAGCAAATTTAAGAATCCGTGACTTGGTAAAGGCTCTGCTTGACTTGGGTCGAATGGAAAGTCCAAATCGTGATTTTGTTTCTCCTTATTACATACTGGTCAGAACAAGTGAACTTGTAGAAGTGAGTTGTCGTAAAAAGAATATCCAATTCACAAGGCATGCTGGCCCCAATTTGCCTGGAATATTTGTACGCTGGCAGGAAATCGAACAAGTGTTGATCAATTGCGTGGTTAACTCGATTAATGCTTTGTCGGAGATGGAAATTCCCAGAGAGAATCCTCGAATTGAGTTGGGAATTGATTTTCTTAGGAGTCAAAAGAAAGACTGGGTCGTATTTTCTGTGGAAGACAACGGACCAGGAATCGATGACGATACATTGGAAAAAGTTTTTTTACCCTTGTTCACGACAAGGAGGAACAAACAAGGAACAGGATTGGGTTTATCAATTTCTAAAAAAATCATCGCCGAACACGGTGGTGAGATTTATATCAAAACAAAGAATGGTGTAGGAACAAAGGTCGAAATCTTTCTGCCTGCTCATGCGGATGAAAATGGATAA
- a CDS encoding polyprenyl synthetase family protein: MPITFTEILKNSKQIFDSFFESYTPTLFSPNTRITEACLYSLKAGGKRVRPIFVLNSFFEPNKLTQGIGSHNLSVLLASLAVECIHTYSLIHDDLPAMDDDDTRRGKPTCHKQFDEATAILAGDTLNSLSFYLLSMMDSEDPFLIRDSIQILHKGAGLKGMIQGQMEDIEEEKNPSNRDRESKLLSIHEKKTGALIESSFLLGNRLRPDWKERESVLSSYAKEIGLLFQITDDILDVEGNLEELGKTPGKDAKAGKLTYPSLYGMEKTKSLRSDSVNKAITLATELSSMNHEFFLGLPKYIAERKN; encoded by the coding sequence GTGCCAATTACCTTCACCGAAATCTTAAAAAACTCCAAACAAATTTTTGATTCATTTTTTGAATCGTATACCCCAACTTTATTTTCACCAAATACTCGCATAACGGAAGCTTGTTTGTATAGCCTAAAGGCTGGTGGAAAAAGAGTGAGACCAATTTTTGTATTAAATTCTTTTTTTGAACCAAACAAATTAACGCAAGGCATCGGCTCTCATAACCTTTCTGTTTTACTTGCCTCACTCGCAGTTGAATGCATTCATACCTATTCCCTAATCCATGATGACCTACCTGCAATGGATGATGATGACACCCGCAGGGGTAAACCAACCTGCCACAAACAATTTGATGAGGCAACTGCCATTTTAGCTGGTGATACTCTCAACTCCCTTAGTTTTTATCTTTTGTCCATGATGGATTCTGAAGATCCATTTCTCATCCGTGATTCCATACAAATCCTCCACAAAGGTGCAGGTTTGAAGGGAATGATCCAAGGACAGATGGAAGATATAGAGGAAGAAAAAAATCCAAGTAACAGAGACCGAGAATCCAAACTACTTTCAATCCATGAAAAAAAAACAGGAGCTTTGATCGAATCATCCTTTTTATTAGGGAATCGATTACGACCTGATTGGAAAGAAAGAGAATCTGTTCTATCAAGTTATGCGAAAGAAATTGGGCTTTTATTCCAAATCACAGATGATATCCTCGATGTAGAAGGAAATTTAGAAGAACTTGGCAAAACTCCTGGAAAGGATGCAAAAGCAGGGAAATTGACCTATCCAAGTTTGTATGGAATGGAAAAAACAAAATCTCTCAGGTCCGATTCTGTCAACAAAGCGATCACGCTTGCAACTGAACTTTCTTCGATGAATCATGAATTCTTTTTAGGATTACCTAAGTACATTGCAGAAAGAAAAAATTAG
- the coaD gene encoding pantetheine-phosphate adenylyltransferase, whose translation MKNIAVYPGSFDPFTNGHLDIIRRAHPLFEEIIIAVAINSKKTSLFSPEERVEMIGKVFHGWDKIKIDSFEGLTVDYCKEKNSRVILRGLRAVTDFDYEYAISLMNKKLAPEIETYFLMADNEYSFVSSTIVKEVARHGRAVSNQVPDVVGEALVKKFSV comes from the coding sequence ATGAAAAATATCGCCGTATACCCGGGTTCGTTTGATCCATTTACCAATGGACATTTAGACATCATACGGCGAGCCCACCCTCTTTTTGAAGAAATCATCATCGCCGTTGCCATTAATTCCAAAAAAACATCTCTTTTTTCACCGGAAGAACGAGTGGAGATGATTGGAAAGGTATTCCATGGTTGGGACAAAATCAAAATTGATTCCTTTGAAGGCCTGACGGTGGATTACTGTAAGGAAAAAAATTCTCGGGTCATCCTTCGGGGCCTGCGAGCTGTCACAGATTTTGATTATGAATATGCGATTTCACTCATGAATAAAAAATTAGCCCCAGAAATTGAAACTTATTTCCTAATGGCTGACAATGAGTACTCTTTTGTGTCTTCTACAATCGTCAAAGAAGTAGCAAGACACGGCAGAGCGGTATCGAACCAAGTCCCTGATGTTGTTGGCGAAGCACTTGTGAAAAAATTCTCCGTTTGA
- a CDS encoding hybrid sensor histidine kinase/response regulator, with protein MDKILIIDDEEDIRIALKRVLSREGYQIELSESASDAMNRIESGESYSLVISDILMSGMSGIDFTKFIAEKNINLPVILITGNPNLSSAEAAIRYHAYEYISKPVDRTQLLSVVKRALEVKNQKDSDLEKLMLSEKLEKALRTQNLDLNRQNAAIFNATSDAVITINHKLIIVSANKASFDMFRFNSPLDLIGQNVRILFTENKMQKYMSQVSNVLSQEPNKSTLQLSDVTLQRSDTSTFLADIAICSYSLDGDSFYTGVIRDVTQKKLMVEQLIHSERRAFLSVVAASIGHEINNSLTAIQGFVEMASRENADLMLKDRALKVTLNQTEKLRALTSNLLQLGKSVKSNTEKTEILNLNSEISSVLHVFKETAKLKYCQIKREDSTEPIPIRMNSDQFALLLSNILLNAADATNNIGTIEIKVFTQDKKGHLIVTDDGEGMSQETLDKIYEPYFTTKELGKGTGLGMFVVKQIVENFEIELQIDSTPGKGSKFHFIFPKVSES; from the coding sequence ATGGATAAAATATTAATTATCGATGATGAAGAAGACATTCGAATCGCCTTAAAACGTGTTTTATCACGTGAAGGATATCAAATTGAACTTTCTGAATCTGCATCTGATGCTATGAATCGAATCGAATCAGGGGAATCTTATTCATTAGTAATATCAGATATTTTGATGTCAGGAATGTCTGGTATTGATTTCACAAAATTTATAGCTGAAAAAAACATAAACTTACCTGTTATATTAATCACTGGAAATCCTAATTTATCATCAGCAGAAGCTGCAATTCGATATCATGCTTATGAATATATATCAAAACCAGTAGATAGAACCCAACTGCTTTCTGTCGTAAAACGAGCATTAGAAGTAAAAAATCAAAAAGATTCAGATTTAGAAAAATTGATGTTGTCCGAAAAATTAGAAAAAGCCCTTCGGACTCAGAATTTAGACCTCAACAGACAAAATGCTGCAATTTTTAATGCAACATCAGATGCTGTTATTACCATCAATCACAAACTAATCATCGTATCAGCAAACAAAGCAAGTTTTGATATGTTTCGATTTAATTCGCCACTAGATTTAATCGGACAAAATGTACGTATTTTATTTACTGAAAATAAAATGCAAAAGTATATGAGTCAAGTATCCAACGTATTAAGCCAAGAACCGAATAAATCTACTTTGCAACTTTCTGATGTAACTCTACAACGTTCGGATACTTCGACGTTTCTGGCTGATATTGCAATTTGTTCTTATAGTTTAGATGGTGATTCTTTTTATACAGGTGTCATCCGAGATGTAACACAAAAAAAATTGATGGTGGAACAATTGATCCACTCAGAAAGAAGAGCATTTTTATCTGTAGTTGCTGCAAGTATAGGACACGAAATCAATAATTCTTTAACTGCCATTCAAGGATTTGTCGAAATGGCTTCGCGTGAAAATGCAGACCTTATGTTAAAAGATCGCGCGCTGAAAGTGACTCTAAACCAAACAGAAAAATTAAGAGCATTAACTTCAAATCTTTTGCAATTGGGAAAATCAGTAAAATCGAATACAGAAAAAACTGAAATCCTTAATTTGAATTCTGAAATATCCTCTGTCCTACATGTGTTTAAAGAAACGGCAAAACTCAAATACTGTCAAATCAAACGAGAAGATTCTACTGAACCAATTCCAATTCGTATGAATTCGGATCAATTTGCATTATTACTTTCAAATATTTTATTAAATGCAGCGGATGCGACAAACAACATTGGAACGATTGAGATCAAAGTATTTACCCAAGACAAAAAAGGCCATCTAATTGTAACAGACGATGGTGAAGGAATGTCGCAAGAAACTTTGGATAAAATTTATGAACCTTATTTTACCACAAAAGAGTTGGGTAAAGGTACTGGTTTAGGCATGTTTGTTGTAAAACAAATTGTAGAGAATTTTGAAATTGAATTACAAATTGATTCTACACCTGGGAAAGGTTCCAAATTTCATTTTATTTTTCCTAAGGTTTCCGAATCCTAG
- a CDS encoding ferredoxin: MADKSIKQPENVPGKYYVDQTCVPCNDCVKEAPSLLEYNADETHIFFKKQPSNPTEEKQAKAAMAMCPVDAIGDDGE; the protein is encoded by the coding sequence ATGGCAGATAAAAGTATCAAACAACCCGAGAATGTACCAGGAAAATACTATGTCGACCAGACTTGTGTTCCCTGCAATGACTGTGTCAAAGAAGCTCCGAGCCTTCTAGAATACAATGCGGACGAAACGCACATTTTCTTTAAAAAACAACCATCCAATCCGACTGAGGAAAAACAGGCAAAGGCAGCCATGGCGATGTGTCCTGTCGATGCGATTGGGGATGATGGAGAGTAA
- a CDS encoding alpha/beta fold hydrolase, with protein sequence MKNMGGIPSYVNLGGHRIFYWKFGNGKQKPIVFFHGLLDESFGFRRVVKELLNDGVPLYVFDLPGYGKSKLPHVKYLYQIDVWAELLLECLEKLNLSQISLVGHSMGGLISQHLVLHDRNHRVEKLILLAPGGIAHPEREKMRKILFPKTERQVVLLLRYLYGEEFPEPGYLFRHTLVTIWNDKPNEYLQENTLRREDEIFFGAKMKGIKIPTLILAGAEDEITPPFMMKQMKSYIKKSKLVWIPKIRHAIHLEKPDVVAKNIREFYNS encoded by the coding sequence ATGAAAAATATGGGTGGAATTCCCTCTTATGTCAACTTAGGAGGCCACAGAATTTTTTATTGGAAGTTTGGGAATGGAAAACAAAAACCAATCGTTTTTTTTCATGGATTACTCGATGAAAGTTTTGGATTTCGAAGAGTCGTAAAAGAATTGTTAAATGATGGAGTTCCATTGTACGTCTTTGATTTACCAGGTTATGGAAAGAGTAAACTTCCTCATGTCAAATACCTCTATCAAATCGATGTTTGGGCGGAATTACTTCTCGAGTGTTTAGAAAAACTAAATTTGAGTCAAATAAGTTTGGTTGGTCATTCGATGGGTGGACTTATTTCTCAACATTTGGTCCTCCATGACAGAAATCACCGTGTGGAAAAATTAATTTTACTCGCACCAGGTGGAATTGCCCACCCGGAACGTGAAAAAATGCGTAAGATTCTATTTCCAAAAACGGAAAGGCAAGTGGTATTGTTGTTACGTTATTTATACGGTGAAGAGTTTCCTGAACCAGGTTATTTATTTCGTCATACACTGGTTACAATTTGGAATGATAAACCCAATGAATACTTACAAGAAAATACGCTCAGAAGAGAAGATGAGATTTTTTTCGGTGCTAAAATGAAAGGGATTAAAATTCCAACTTTGATATTAGCAGGTGCTGAAGATGAAATCACACCACCATTTATGATGAAACAAATGAAATCCTATATCAAAAAAAGTAAATTGGTTTGGATTCCAAAAATAAGACATGCCATTCATTTAGAAAAACCAGATGTTGTGGCAAAGAATATTAGAGAATTCTATAATTCTTAA
- a CDS encoding TlyA family RNA methyltransferase, which produces MQKEKIRLDTFLVREGFVTDLKLAQSLILSGSVLVNDTVISKVGTLITLKDKVRIKEKIKSYVSRGAYKLLGAFEHWKDIQIEGKTCIDLGASTGGFCQVLLEKGASKLFAVDVGYGQLAQKIANDPRVTVFDRTHLKELPQLSLEPLTNETWITMDLSFISLVPVFSFLLLLFEKYPETNWKGITLFKPQFEVHPSKLEKGVLIDSQLIGYAIRNVWHKIKQSDPKIKFVGLMESPIQGADGNREFLIRWERKFEN; this is translated from the coding sequence TTGCAGAAAGAAAAAATTAGACTGGATACATTTCTCGTAAGGGAAGGTTTTGTTACCGATTTAAAATTAGCGCAATCTTTAATTCTATCTGGTTCTGTTCTCGTGAATGATACAGTCATTTCAAAAGTGGGAACCCTGATTACACTTAAAGATAAGGTTAGAATCAAAGAAAAAATCAAATCTTATGTTTCGAGGGGTGCCTACAAACTGTTAGGTGCATTTGAACATTGGAAAGACATTCAGATTGAAGGAAAAACATGTATAGATTTGGGAGCCTCCACAGGTGGATTTTGCCAAGTGTTACTCGAAAAAGGTGCTTCCAAATTATTTGCAGTCGATGTGGGATACGGTCAATTGGCTCAAAAGATTGCCAATGATCCAAGAGTGACTGTGTTCGACCGCACACATTTAAAAGAATTACCACAATTATCTTTAGAACCTCTCACGAATGAAACTTGGATTACAATGGATCTTAGTTTTATTTCTTTGGTACCTGTATTTTCATTTCTGCTACTTTTATTTGAGAAATACCCAGAGACTAACTGGAAAGGAATCACATTGTTTAAACCTCAGTTTGAAGTGCATCCCTCTAAATTAGAGAAAGGTGTTTTGATTGATTCGCAATTGATTGGTTATGCAATCAGAAACGTTTGGCATAAAATCAAACAATCTGATCCAAAAATTAAATTTGTTGGTCTTATGGAATCTCCCATCCAAGGGGCTGACGGGAATCGAGAATTTTTAATACGTTGGGAAAGGAAATTTGAGAACTAA